A single Micromonospora luteifusca DNA region contains:
- the nrdR gene encoding transcriptional regulator NrdR: MRCPYCRHADSRVVDSREADDGQLIRRRRSCPECGKRFTTVEEAVLAVVKRSGVTEPFSRTKIIGGVRKACQGRPVDEDSIALLAQKVEETVRAKGAAEIPSHDVGLAILGPLQGLDEVAYLRFASVYRSFDSLADFEQEIETLRAAARAREGAAEAGAAEPAGRTN; this comes from the coding sequence ATGCGGTGTCCGTACTGCCGGCACGCTGACTCCCGGGTGGTCGACTCGCGGGAGGCCGACGACGGCCAGCTCATCCGACGGCGGCGGTCCTGCCCGGAGTGCGGCAAGCGGTTCACCACCGTCGAAGAGGCGGTCCTCGCGGTCGTGAAGCGCAGCGGGGTGACCGAGCCGTTCAGCCGTACGAAGATCATCGGCGGGGTGCGCAAGGCGTGCCAGGGTCGGCCGGTCGACGAGGACTCGATCGCGTTGCTGGCTCAGAAGGTCGAGGAGACCGTGCGGGCCAAGGGCGCGGCCGAGATCCCCAGCCACGACGTGGGGCTGGCGATCCTGGGCCCACTGCAGGGCCTGGACGAGGTGGCGTACCTGCGGTTCGCCAGCGTCTACCGGTCCTTCGACTCGCTCGCCGACTTCGAGCAGGAAATCGAGACATTGCGCGCCGCCGCCCGTGCCCGGGAGGGCGCGGCGGAGGCCGGGGCGGCGGAACCCGCCGGCCGTACCAACTGA
- a CDS encoding vitamin B12-dependent ribonucleotide reductase yields the protein MSGDGVTTSRSRSKANASAGLKIERVWTTEGVHPYDEVTWERRDVVMTNWRDGSINFEQRGVEFPESWSVNAANIVTTKYFRGAVGTPEREWSLKQLIDRVVTTYRTAGEEYGYFASPADAEIFGHELTWMLLHQVFSFNSPVWFNVGTPSPQQVSACFILAVDDSMDSILDWYKEEGLIFKGGSGSGVNLSRIRSSRELLSSGGTASGPVSFMRGADASAGTIKSGGATRRAAKMVILDVDHPDIEEFVVTKAREEHKIRALRDAGFDMDLGGSDIVSVQYQNANNSVRVSDEFMSAVENGGGFDLRGRLDGSVIDTVDAKKLFRTISQAAWECADPGLQYDDTINDWHTCPETGRITASNPCSEYLHLDNSSCNLASLNLMKFLRADGGFEVEKFVKSVEFVITAMDISICFADFPTEKIGETSRAYRQLGIGYANLGALLMATGLPYDSEQGRSVAASITSLMTGTAYRRSAELAGVVGAYEGYARNAEPHKRVMRKHAAANDEIKPTSPVATAIVREATKQWTQGNKIGDKFGWRNAQASVLAPTGTIGFMMDCDTTGVEPDLALVKFKKLVGGGSMQIVNQTVPRALRSLGYPEEQVEAIVEHIADHGHVVDAPGLKPEHYPVFDCAMGERTIAPMGHVRMMAAIQPFVSGAISKTVNMPEAATVEDVEKIYFEGWKLGLKALAIYRDNCKVGQPLSVAKSNKATQPAAVETAPAAPVAVEKVIEYRPVRKRLPKKRPSETVSFSVGGAEGYLTASSYPDDGLGEVFLKMSKQGSTLAGVMDAFSVAISIGLQYGVPLETFVSKFTNMRFEPAGMTDDPDVRMAASVMDYIFRRLALDFLPYERRAELGIFTASERAAQLRAEADAEAAAVTGVELTAMASSAPVETPAKPEAVAQPAQEMADVAVAKPAPSVGSSTELLEAVIGKAADAPLCFTCGTKMRPAGSCYVCEGCGSTSGCS from the coding sequence ATGTCGGGGGATGGTGTGACGACAAGCAGGTCACGTAGCAAGGCCAACGCGAGCGCCGGGCTGAAGATCGAGCGGGTGTGGACCACGGAGGGTGTCCACCCGTACGACGAGGTCACCTGGGAGCGCCGCGACGTCGTGATGACGAACTGGCGGGACGGCTCGATCAACTTCGAGCAGCGCGGCGTGGAGTTCCCCGAGTCGTGGAGCGTCAACGCGGCCAACATCGTCACCACGAAGTACTTCCGGGGCGCGGTGGGGACCCCGGAGCGGGAGTGGTCGCTCAAGCAGTTGATCGACCGGGTGGTCACCACCTACCGCACCGCCGGCGAGGAGTACGGCTACTTCGCCAGCCCGGCGGACGCCGAGATCTTCGGGCACGAGCTGACCTGGATGCTGTTGCACCAGGTGTTCAGCTTCAACTCGCCGGTCTGGTTCAACGTCGGCACGCCGTCGCCGCAGCAGGTCAGCGCCTGCTTCATCCTGGCCGTCGACGACTCGATGGACTCGATCCTCGACTGGTACAAGGAGGAGGGGCTGATCTTCAAGGGCGGCTCCGGCTCCGGGGTCAACCTGTCGAGGATCCGCTCGTCCCGTGAGCTGCTCTCCTCCGGCGGCACCGCCTCCGGTCCGGTCAGCTTCATGCGCGGCGCGGACGCCTCGGCCGGCACCATCAAGTCCGGTGGCGCGACCCGCCGGGCGGCCAAGATGGTCATCCTCGACGTGGACCACCCGGACATCGAGGAGTTCGTGGTCACGAAGGCGCGCGAGGAGCACAAGATCCGTGCGCTGCGCGACGCAGGGTTCGACATGGACCTCGGCGGCTCCGACATCGTCAGCGTGCAGTATCAGAACGCCAACAACTCGGTCCGGGTCTCCGACGAGTTCATGTCGGCGGTGGAGAACGGCGGCGGCTTCGACCTGCGCGGCCGGCTGGACGGCTCGGTGATCGACACCGTCGACGCCAAGAAGCTCTTCCGCACCATCTCGCAGGCCGCCTGGGAGTGTGCCGACCCGGGCCTGCAGTACGACGACACGATCAACGACTGGCACACCTGCCCGGAGACCGGGCGGATCACCGCGTCGAACCCGTGCTCGGAGTACCTGCACCTGGACAACTCCTCGTGCAACCTGGCCTCGCTCAACCTGATGAAGTTCCTCCGCGCCGACGGCGGCTTCGAGGTGGAGAAGTTCGTCAAGTCCGTCGAGTTCGTCATCACCGCGATGGACATCTCGATCTGCTTCGCGGACTTCCCGACCGAGAAGATCGGCGAGACCTCCCGCGCCTACCGGCAGCTCGGCATCGGCTACGCCAACCTCGGCGCCCTGCTGATGGCCACCGGCCTGCCGTACGACTCGGAGCAGGGCCGCTCGGTCGCCGCGTCGATCACGTCCCTGATGACCGGCACCGCCTACCGTCGCTCGGCTGAGCTGGCCGGCGTCGTCGGCGCGTACGAGGGCTACGCCCGCAACGCCGAGCCGCACAAGCGGGTCATGCGCAAGCACGCCGCCGCCAACGACGAGATCAAGCCGACCAGCCCGGTGGCCACCGCGATCGTCCGAGAGGCGACCAAGCAGTGGACCCAGGGCAACAAGATCGGCGATAAGTTCGGTTGGCGCAACGCGCAGGCGAGCGTCCTCGCCCCGACCGGCACGATCGGCTTCATGATGGACTGCGACACGACCGGCGTGGAGCCGGACCTGGCGCTGGTCAAGTTCAAGAAGCTGGTCGGCGGCGGCTCGATGCAGATCGTCAACCAGACGGTGCCGCGCGCCCTGCGCAGCCTCGGCTACCCCGAGGAGCAGGTCGAGGCGATCGTCGAGCACATCGCCGACCACGGCCACGTGGTGGACGCCCCGGGCCTCAAGCCGGAGCACTACCCGGTCTTCGACTGCGCCATGGGGGAGCGGACGATCGCCCCGATGGGGCACGTGCGGATGATGGCGGCCATCCAGCCGTTCGTCTCCGGTGCCATCTCCAAGACGGTCAACATGCCGGAGGCGGCCACCGTCGAGGACGTCGAGAAGATCTACTTCGAGGGCTGGAAGCTCGGCCTCAAGGCCCTGGCGATCTACCGGGACAACTGCAAGGTCGGTCAGCCGCTCTCGGTGGCCAAGTCCAACAAGGCCACCCAGCCGGCCGCCGTCGAGACCGCGCCGGCCGCCCCGGTCGCGGTGGAGAAGGTCATCGAGTACCGGCCGGTACGTAAGCGCCTGCCGAAGAAGCGTCCGTCCGAGACGGTCAGCTTCTCCGTCGGTGGTGCCGAGGGCTACCTGACCGCGTCGTCCTACCCGGATGACGGCCTCGGTGAGGTCTTCCTCAAGATGTCCAAGCAGGGCTCGACCCTGGCCGGGGTGATGGACGCCTTCTCGGTGGCCATCAGCATCGGCCTGCAGTACGGCGTGCCGCTGGAGACGTTCGTCAGCAAGTTCACCAACATGCGCTTCGAGCCGGCCGGTATGACCGACGACCCGGACGTGCGGATGGCGGCCTCGGTGATGGACTACATCTTCCGTCGCCTGGCGCTGGACTTCCTGCCCTACGAGCGCCGCGCCGAGCTGGGCATCTTCACCGCATCCGAGCGGGCCGCGCAGCTGCGGGCCGAGGCCGACGCCGAAGCCGCCGCGGTCACCGGCGTGGAGCTCACCGCGATGGCGTCCTCGGCACCGGTGGAGACCCCGGCAAAGCCGGAGGCCGTCGCCCAGCCGGCCCAGGAGATGGCCGACGTGGCCGTCGCCAAGCCGGCTCCGAGCGTGGGTTCCAGCACGGAACTGCTCGAGGCCGTGATCGGCAAGGCCGCCGACGCACCGCTCTGCTTCACCTGCGGTACGAAGATGCGCCCGGCCGGTAGCTGCTACGTCTGCGAGGGCTGCGGCTCCACCAGCGGCTGCAGCTGA
- the bluB gene encoding 5,6-dimethylbenzimidazole synthase: MNTGLYETIHRRRDVRGQFTGAPIPAETLDRILTAAHAAPSVGLSQPWDFILVRDPELRQEFHRHVERERNAFAATLDGAAAERFARIKIDGVRESTLSVVVTYDPERGGPAVLGRHAIADAGLYSVCLAIQNLWLAATAEQLGVGWVSFYREPFLRDLLGIPATVRPVAWLCLGPVTHLEQTPDLERHGWRQRRPVSSVTHQDRWSE; the protein is encoded by the coding sequence TTGAACACCGGACTCTACGAGACCATCCATCGCCGCCGGGACGTGCGTGGCCAATTCACCGGGGCGCCGATCCCCGCCGAGACGTTGGACCGGATCCTCACGGCGGCGCACGCCGCGCCGAGCGTCGGTCTCTCCCAGCCCTGGGACTTCATCCTGGTCCGTGATCCCGAGCTGCGGCAGGAGTTCCACCGGCACGTGGAGCGGGAGCGGAACGCCTTCGCGGCCACTCTCGACGGTGCGGCGGCGGAACGCTTCGCCCGAATAAAGATCGATGGCGTACGCGAGTCGACGTTGTCGGTCGTGGTCACGTACGACCCGGAGCGGGGTGGGCCGGCCGTTCTCGGTCGTCACGCGATCGCCGACGCCGGCCTCTACTCGGTCTGTCTGGCGATCCAGAACCTGTGGCTGGCCGCAACCGCCGAGCAACTCGGGGTCGGCTGGGTTTCGTTCTACCGGGAACCGTTCCTGCGCGACCTGCTCGGCATCCCGGCCACCGTCCGCCCGGTGGCGTGGCTCTGCCTCGGCCCGGTCACCCATCTGGAGCAGACGCCGGACCTGGAGCGGCACGGCTGGCGCCAGCGACGTCCCGTGTCGTCGGTGACCCACCAGGATCGTTGGTCCGAGTGA
- a CDS encoding RNA polymerase sigma factor — translation MNEPSQADDDISGIGTDPVAFEAFYRRHLEAVGRFVARRVDDPHLAADLTADVFLAVIESAAGYRPDRGSQVGWLYGVARNVIGDERRRAAQRLRVTGRLAGRRDLGPDDIARIEERIDAEAAARRTCRALSELPEGARTLVELVAVDGLTVAEAATVLGVSPVAARVRLHRARRVVRAVLAYPAATTLA, via the coding sequence GTGAATGAGCCCAGCCAAGCCGATGATGACATCTCCGGCATTGGAACCGATCCGGTGGCCTTCGAGGCCTTCTACCGGCGGCACCTGGAGGCGGTGGGCCGGTTCGTGGCGCGGCGGGTCGACGACCCACATCTCGCCGCCGACCTGACCGCCGACGTGTTCCTGGCGGTGATCGAGTCGGCGGCCGGCTACCGGCCGGACCGGGGTAGTCAGGTCGGCTGGCTGTACGGGGTGGCCCGCAACGTCATCGGCGACGAGCGGCGTCGGGCGGCCCAACGGCTGCGGGTGACCGGCCGACTGGCCGGACGACGGGACCTGGGCCCCGATGACATCGCCCGCATCGAGGAGCGCATCGACGCCGAGGCGGCGGCCCGCCGCACCTGTCGCGCGCTGAGCGAGCTCCCCGAGGGCGCCCGGACGCTTGTCGAACTCGTCGCCGTGGACGGCCTCACCGTCGCGGAGGCGGCGACCGTGCTCGGGGTGTCGCCGGTCGCCGCCCGGGTCCGCCTGCATCGCGCCCGTCGCGTCGTCCGCGCCGTTCTCGCCTACCCGGCAGCCACCACCCTCGCCTGA
- a CDS encoding CU044_5270 family protein codes for MNKTDQSPPGFEEQLLTDLTAHVARRAEMASAARPVRRRTRFLHGWRLAGAFGLAVTLTAGALVVQTMGVGDHPPPTASASEILRMAADAARQQPELTARPDQYVFTEALATIRDRPDSGPYRTIRNQLWQSAGGVAYTQGRYRPETDPNGWGELRVLRTGDAADPEKELDAFQPPAYHGDLPTDPDELLRYLREHPVDLHLPEAADEEAVYGDESMAYTSARSMLEGYVPPRALAALFELLAREPGAVVISGDVVDAAGRHGVAIRMPGVIGGNEDFLFDRDTHVFLGTRGSVVRNGKESLHTAVALLRIAIVDRPGQLP; via the coding sequence ATGAACAAGACCGACCAGTCGCCGCCCGGTTTCGAGGAGCAGCTCCTCACGGATCTGACCGCCCACGTCGCCCGGCGGGCCGAGATGGCTTCGGCGGCCCGTCCGGTCAGACGCCGCACCCGGTTCCTGCATGGTTGGCGCCTCGCCGGAGCGTTCGGGCTGGCAGTCACACTGACCGCCGGTGCGCTGGTGGTCCAGACGATGGGGGTGGGCGACCACCCGCCGCCCACGGCAAGCGCGTCGGAGATCCTCCGGATGGCGGCCGACGCCGCCCGGCAGCAGCCCGAGCTCACCGCCCGACCCGACCAGTACGTCTTCACGGAAGCCCTGGCGACGATCCGGGACAGGCCGGACAGCGGCCCGTACCGGACCATTCGGAACCAGCTGTGGCAGTCGGCGGGCGGAGTCGCGTACACGCAGGGACGTTACCGACCGGAGACCGATCCGAACGGGTGGGGAGAGCTGAGGGTGCTCCGCACGGGCGATGCCGCCGATCCCGAGAAGGAGCTCGACGCGTTCCAGCCGCCCGCCTACCACGGTGACCTGCCCACCGATCCGGACGAGTTGCTTCGATACCTTCGGGAACACCCGGTCGACCTGCATCTTCCCGAAGCAGCCGACGAGGAGGCCGTCTACGGGGACGAGAGCATGGCGTACACCAGCGCGCGGTCGATGCTCGAAGGCTACGTGCCGCCCCGAGCGCTCGCGGCGCTGTTCGAACTACTCGCACGGGAGCCCGGAGCGGTCGTCATATCGGGCGACGTGGTGGACGCCGCCGGTCGGCATGGGGTGGCGATTCGGATGCCCGGCGTGATCGGAGGTAACGAGGACTTCCTCTTCGACCGGGACACCCACGTCTTCCTTGGCACCCGAGGGTCGGTGGTGCGCAACGGCAAGGAGTCCCTGCACACGGCTGTCGCGCTACTCCGCATCGCAATCGTCGACCGGCCGGGCCAGCTGCCCTGA
- a CDS encoding FAD-dependent monooxygenase, with the protein MRGTGVRVLIVGGGVAGLATVAALRSWGAMVDVVERAPAPIDAGTGIYLTGNATRMLDVLGLREPVADVAVEITRQRSANQRGRRLFDIDVVGLWQGVGPCVSLPRAQLHRALLAGVGDAPIRWGRQPVALAEEGDLVAVEFDDDSTERYDLVIGADGVNSTVRRLAFEGQAARDLGQYAYRWIAPRIEDEAVWSVQLGRGRQFLTIPISAEQTYCYYNDGPAVDRPGWRDELGTTFTEPAATMLKALDYDDSTLHAGPNQEVVLDSWSRGPVLLIGDAAHATSPNMAQGAAMALEDAIVLASSLAAAGSLAEALRGYEARRRPRTDWVLSQTHRRDKATGLPPALRDLVMRRLGEQMFRSNYGPLFAQP; encoded by the coding sequence GTGCGGGGTACGGGTGTCCGGGTACTGATCGTTGGCGGTGGTGTCGCGGGATTGGCGACGGTGGCCGCACTGCGGAGTTGGGGCGCGATGGTCGACGTGGTCGAGCGGGCGCCCGCGCCGATCGACGCCGGCACCGGCATCTACCTCACCGGAAACGCGACCCGCATGCTCGACGTCCTCGGTCTGCGGGAGCCGGTCGCCGACGTCGCCGTGGAGATCACCCGACAGCGCAGCGCCAACCAGCGCGGACGCCGCCTCTTCGACATCGACGTGGTCGGACTGTGGCAGGGCGTCGGGCCGTGCGTGTCGTTGCCCCGGGCGCAACTGCACCGTGCCCTGCTCGCCGGCGTCGGCGACGCCCCGATCCGCTGGGGCCGCCAGCCGGTCGCGCTCGCCGAGGAGGGCGACCTGGTCGCCGTCGAGTTCGACGATGACAGCACCGAACGGTACGACCTGGTGATCGGCGCGGACGGGGTGAACTCGACGGTCCGCCGGCTCGCCTTCGAGGGTCAGGCCGCCCGCGACCTCGGCCAGTACGCCTACCGGTGGATCGCGCCCCGTATCGAGGACGAGGCTGTCTGGTCGGTGCAGTTGGGGCGGGGCAGGCAGTTCCTCACGATCCCGATCAGCGCCGAGCAGACGTACTGCTACTACAACGACGGCCCGGCCGTCGACCGGCCGGGCTGGCGTGACGAGTTGGGGACGACGTTCACCGAACCGGCCGCCACCATGCTCAAGGCCCTCGACTACGACGACAGCACCCTGCACGCCGGACCCAACCAGGAGGTCGTGCTCGACTCCTGGTCCCGGGGGCCGGTGCTGCTGATCGGCGACGCCGCCCACGCCACCTCGCCGAACATGGCCCAGGGCGCGGCGATGGCCCTGGAGGACGCGATCGTGCTCGCTTCGTCGTTGGCCGCCGCCGGGTCCCTCGCCGAAGCCCTGCGCGGGTACGAGGCGCGGCGACGCCCGCGTACCGACTGGGTGCTCAGCCAGACGCATCGCCGCGACAAGGCCACCGGGCTCCCGCCCGCGCTGCGCGACCTGGTGATGCGCCGCCTCGGCGAGCAGATGTTCCGCTCGAACTACGGCCCCCTGTTCGCCCAGCCCTGA
- a CDS encoding DUF2332 domain-containing protein has product MTTAEAYVEFGSREARGVSPTYERLSQVVAHDDALLALLGTLPPGKRQPNLLFAVVRWLGGPVDDPAAFHDYTVTHWPVIEAELRTRATQTNESGRCAVLLPVLAALPQPLALLEVGASAGLCLYPDRYAYRYGEHQVGSGEPVLECAASGLVPPSRVPQVVWRAGLDLNPLDVTDPDDVSWLDALIWPEHAHRRARLRAAAAVAAAEPPLLVRGDLVDDLPALAARAPAGATLVVFHTSVLYQVPPPRRDAFVRLVRELPGHWIANEAPEVLRHEGLPDPPNDALHNVLALDGRPLAWARGHGQAMTWFG; this is encoded by the coding sequence ATGACGACCGCTGAGGCGTACGTTGAATTCGGCAGCCGTGAGGCGCGCGGGGTGTCGCCCACGTACGAGCGGCTGTCGCAGGTCGTCGCCCACGACGACGCCCTGCTCGCCCTGCTCGGCACGCTGCCGCCCGGCAAACGACAACCGAACCTGCTGTTCGCCGTCGTCCGCTGGCTCGGCGGTCCGGTCGACGACCCGGCCGCCTTTCACGACTACACGGTGACGCACTGGCCCGTCATTGAGGCCGAGCTGCGCACCCGAGCCACCCAGACCAACGAGAGCGGCCGCTGCGCGGTGCTGCTGCCGGTGCTCGCCGCGCTGCCCCAGCCCCTCGCCCTGCTGGAGGTCGGCGCGTCCGCCGGGCTCTGCCTCTATCCCGACCGGTACGCGTACCGCTACGGCGAGCATCAGGTCGGCTCGGGTGAGCCGGTCCTGGAGTGCGCGGCGAGCGGTTTGGTGCCGCCGTCCCGCGTACCCCAGGTGGTGTGGCGGGCCGGCCTGGACCTCAACCCGCTCGACGTGACCGACCCCGACGACGTGTCCTGGTTGGACGCCCTGATCTGGCCGGAGCACGCGCACCGGCGGGCCCGGCTGCGCGCGGCGGCGGCGGTCGCCGCTGCTGAGCCGCCGCTGCTGGTCCGCGGTGATCTCGTGGACGACCTGCCGGCGCTGGCCGCCCGTGCGCCGGCCGGTGCGACGCTGGTGGTCTTCCACACGTCCGTGCTCTACCAGGTGCCGCCGCCGCGGCGGGACGCGTTCGTCCGGCTGGTCCGTGAGCTGCCGGGGCACTGGATCGCGAACGAGGCTCCGGAGGTGCTGCGGCACGAGGGGTTGCCCGACCCGCCGAACGACGCGCTGCACAACGTCCTCGCCCTGGACGGCAGGCCGTTGGCCTGGGCCAGAGGCCACGGGCAGGCAATGACCTGGTTCGGCTGA